The following proteins come from a genomic window of Streptomyces sp. GS7:
- a CDS encoding DUF4232 domain-containing protein yields the protein MSLTIKTLGRGRRVAAGSLIAVTALTLTACQNGTDTASRPSSAAAPATATANGQSAGANAQSTGNGARSSNGAKPSGTAAGLPNASQANPSAMTDSDRCTATDMSLHLGRVDIGAGNIRVPLVFTNKGKKTCSLRGFPGVSLIQRDGSSVGKPASREGAAGGTIRLRPGQSAHALLHTVNDGVSDTPCWKNSQIVFVYPPGSKESMTTGSGGLRVCGGTFTVTSMEAGSPS from the coding sequence ATGTCGCTCACCATCAAGACCCTCGGCCGCGGCCGGCGTGTCGCCGCCGGATCGCTGATCGCCGTCACGGCGCTGACGCTCACCGCCTGCCAGAACGGCACGGACACCGCGTCCCGCCCCTCGTCGGCCGCCGCACCCGCAACCGCCACGGCGAACGGGCAGTCGGCCGGCGCCAACGCGCAGTCCACCGGAAACGGTGCCCGGTCGTCCAACGGCGCCAAGCCCTCCGGCACCGCCGCGGGCCTGCCGAACGCCAGCCAGGCCAACCCCTCGGCCATGACGGACTCGGACCGCTGCACCGCGACCGACATGTCGCTGCACCTGGGCCGCGTCGACATCGGCGCGGGCAACATCCGCGTCCCGCTGGTGTTCACCAACAAGGGCAAGAAGACGTGCTCGCTGCGCGGCTTCCCCGGCGTCTCGCTGATCCAGCGCGACGGGTCCTCCGTCGGCAAGCCGGCCAGCCGCGAAGGTGCCGCGGGCGGCACCATCCGCCTCCGGCCCGGGCAGAGCGCCCACGCCCTGCTGCACACGGTCAACGACGGCGTCTCGGACACCCCGTGCTGGAAGAACTCGCAGATCGTCTTCGTCTACCCGCCCGGCTCCAAGGAGTCGATGACCACCGGCAGCGGCGGGCTGCGGGTGTGCGGCGGCACGTTCACCGTGACGTCGATGGAGGCCGGGTCGCCGAGCTGA
- a CDS encoding hydrogenase expression protein HypE — MDAAPATATDAARPSAEDESPIHVLWINAGLSCDGDSVALTAATQPSIEEIALSVLPGLPKIQVHWPLIDFESGPVQGADTFIEWFFKGERGEIDPFVLVIEGSVPNESIKPEGYWCGFGDNPETGQPMTTSDWIDRLAPKALAVVAIGTCATYGGIHAMAGNPTGAMGVPDYLGWDWKSKAGIPIVCVPGCPIKPDNFSETLVYLLYQAAGAAPMIPLDEQLRPTWLFGETVHEGCDRAGYYEQGQFATTYDSPKCLVKLGCWGPVVKCNVPKRGWMDGIGGCPNVGGVCIACTMPGFPDKFMPFMDEPPGAKLSSTTSAAYGTVVRRLRGITARTVDHEPKWRHRGEKLTTGYRRPW, encoded by the coding sequence ATGGATGCCGCACCCGCGACCGCGACCGACGCCGCCCGGCCGTCGGCCGAGGACGAGTCCCCGATCCACGTCCTCTGGATCAACGCCGGCCTGAGTTGCGACGGCGACTCGGTCGCCCTGACCGCCGCGACCCAGCCGAGCATCGAGGAAATCGCGCTCAGCGTGCTGCCAGGACTTCCCAAGATCCAGGTGCACTGGCCGCTGATCGACTTCGAAAGCGGTCCGGTGCAGGGCGCGGACACCTTCATCGAGTGGTTCTTCAAGGGCGAACGCGGTGAGATCGACCCGTTCGTGCTGGTCATCGAGGGATCCGTCCCCAACGAGTCGATCAAGCCGGAGGGTTACTGGTGCGGCTTCGGGGACAACCCGGAGACCGGCCAGCCGATGACCACCAGTGACTGGATCGACCGGCTGGCCCCCAAGGCGCTCGCCGTCGTCGCCATCGGCACCTGCGCCACCTACGGCGGCATCCACGCCATGGCCGGCAATCCGACCGGCGCGATGGGCGTGCCCGACTACCTGGGCTGGGACTGGAAGTCCAAGGCCGGCATCCCGATCGTGTGCGTACCGGGCTGCCCGATCAAGCCCGACAACTTCTCCGAGACGCTGGTCTACCTGCTCTACCAGGCGGCCGGCGCGGCACCGATGATCCCGCTGGACGAGCAGCTGCGGCCCACCTGGCTGTTCGGGGAGACCGTGCACGAGGGCTGCGACCGCGCCGGGTACTACGAGCAGGGGCAGTTCGCCACCACCTACGACTCGCCCAAGTGCCTGGTGAAGCTCGGATGCTGGGGACCCGTGGTCAAATGCAATGTGCCCAAGCGGGGCTGGATGGACGGCATCGGCGGCTGCCCCAACGTCGGCGGGGTCTGTATCGCCTGCACCATGCCCGGCTTCCCCGACAAGTTCATGCCGTTCATGGACGAGCCGCCCGGCGCGAAGCTCTCCAGCACCACCAGCGCCGCCTACGGCACCGTTGTCCGACGACTCCGCGGCATCACGGCCCGGACCGTGGACCACGAACCGAAGTGGCGGCACCGCGGCGAGAAGCTGACCACCGGCTACCGGCGCCCGTGGTGA